A section of the Clostridium felsineum DSM 794 genome encodes:
- a CDS encoding Na-translocating system protein MpsC family protein, protein MLQKYEKTEFQERIKRLVVKIVKHYRGKGPDYVKVKIIDDNNFNIEIKGILSNLSEILVDEGATDLVTNYWKVMKPHLEKSFYDDVKAELGQGFQYAWKIYNFKNKERTIEINIKLI, encoded by the coding sequence ATGTTACAAAAATATGAAAAAACTGAATTTCAAGAAAGAATAAAGAGACTTGTGGTCAAAATAGTAAAACATTATAGAGGCAAAGGACCAGACTATGTTAAAGTAAAAATCATAGATGATAACAACTTCAACATAGAAATAAAAGGTATTCTTTCAAACTTATCTGAAATATTGGTAGATGAGGGAGCAACAGATTTAGTTACTAACTACTGGAAGGTTATGAAGCCTCATTTGGAAAAAAGCTTTTATGATGATGTAAAAGCGGAATTAGGACAAGGCTTTCAGTATGCTTGGAAAATATATAATTTCAAAAATAAAGAAAGAACAATAGAAATTAATATAAAGTTAATATAA